The window GTTTGTCGTCATTGGACCATGCTCGATTCATGATCCTAAAGCTGCTCATGAGTATGCTGACCGTTTAAAAGTATTAAGCGAAAAAGTAAAAGATACGCTTTACATCATCATGCGTGTGTATTTTGAGAAACCACGTACGACTGTTGGTTGGAAAGGTTTAATTAACGATCCTGATATGAATGACTCTTTCAATATCGAAAAAGGACTACATATTGGTCGTGGATTGCTGCTCGAATTGAATGAAAAAGGCTTACCTTGTGCAACTGAAGCACTTGATCCCAACTCACCGCAATACTATCAAGACTTGATTTCTTGGTCAGCAATTGGTGCGCGTACTACAGAAAGCCAAACACACCGTGAAATGTCGTCAGGCTTATCTTCACCTGTAGGTTTCAAAAATGGTACGGATGGTGGTTTAACAGTTGCAACCAATGCAATGCAATCCGTTAAACATGGTCATAGCTTCTTGGGTCTAAATGAAAATGGCCAAGTTGCAATTATCAATACCAAAGGGAACCCATATGCTCATGTGGTTTTACGTGGTGGTAATGGCAAACCAAACTATGATGCAACTTCAGTTGCAGAAGCGGAAGCAGCTTTAGCAAAAGCTAAAGTCAGCACCAAAATCATGATCGATACCAGTCATGCCAACTCAAACAAAGACCCGTATTTACAGCCATTGGTTTTGAAAAACATCACAGAGCAAATTCTTGATGGCAACAAATCAATCGTGGGTATCATGGTTGAAAGTCACTTAAAAGGTGGTCGTCAGGATATTCCTGAAAATTTATGCGACCTAGAATACGGCAAATCTGTAACCGATGGTTGTATTGATTGGGAAACCACTGAAAAAGCATTATTAGAAATGCATGAAGCATTGAAAGATGTTTTACCAAATCGTTAATCTTTAAATAGATGTAAAGCAGGCTCTCATGAGCCTGCTTTTTTATTGATAAATCAAGTATATTTTGAACTGTAACATTTTTTTATTTATACTGCTGCCACATTTCCCCCTACGACGTCTCGTTGATATGAACTCCAGTTTTCGTCAACATTTGCAAAAGTGGCGTGCCTTGATCGGCGCGGTAACATTGCTTTGTTTACTCTGGCATATCTTATTACCAACCATGGTACATACTGGCGTCGTACCCGCACTTTATGCAATGCCATCGCATTGCCAAGTCACAGAGATTCAAAAAGCCACGCTGCTATCAGCACAAGTGCACAGCAACCATCATAGTGAACATCATCACCATACGATGGAGCAGCATAAACATCACCTTGAGCATGCTCAACATGGTTCGCAACTCAGTGAATATGCACAACAAGTTTATGCACTGGCTAGCCAGATCATGAAACATTGTCCACTGTGCACCTATGGTTTAGATGCAGCCGCAATTATTCCATTGCTTGGCTTGATACTTATTTTCTTATTGGCTTGGTTTAGTCGTGTACGCTGCCTATGCCATGCGTGGACAAAAGATCTGCACATCCCACGTATTTTCTATATATTCCCGATTAAACAAGCACCACCTCTCGCTCTTTAAATCGCAATTTTATACATCATATCCAGCCTATCGCTGCGATACAGCTCACTTATTGCTATTTATAGAGTTTTCAAAATGACAACTTCTTTTCGTTTGTCCGTCTTAACGGCTGCGTGCCTGTCTGTTACTTATAGTTCATTGGCTATCGCTGAAGCACCAACACAGGACACTAAAACCTTAGCGACTATTGTGGTCACAGCAAGTCGTGAGGGGGAATCTATCAACAATACCCCTGCTGCAATTAGTCAAATTAATAACCAAGCTTTGGCCGACAAAAATGCCACTTTTATCGGGCAATTGGTCAACCAAACCCCTGGCGTTTTGATGAATGACTTGGGTAATGAACAACATATGATGTCGATCCGACAACCAATCACGACTGCAGCAGTTTATCAATATCTTGAAGATGGTATTTCAGTTCGTCCCGTCGGTGTATTTAACCATAATGCGCTTTATGAACTTAATCTTGCAGGAATTGATCGAATTGAGATCTTACGTGGTCCAGCGAGTAGCTTATATGGAAGTAATGCCATCGGCGGTACGATAAACTTTTTAACTAAAGCGCCAAGTCTAAAGCCGACTGCTGAAATCGGTATACTTTCAAGTACGGAAGGTTATCGCCGTCTAGATCTAGGTACATCAAACACTTTTGCAACTGAATTTGGTGAACATGGTCTACGGTTGTCTGGATACGCAAGTGATCGTGGCGATAGTTGGCAAGATCATGCTGAAAGCAATAAGCAAAGTCTCACGCTTCGACATGACTGGCGTATTTCTGATGCCACACAAATCAAAAATATCGCGAGCTATAACCACCTAAAAGCAGACATGACAGGAAGCCTAAACGCTAAAGATTTTAGTGAGCGTCCTGGCTACAGTTATCAGACATTTACCTATCGTGAAGTTGACTCTACTCGCCTGTCTTCGCAAATTAGCCATTCGTGGAATGATCTTCATCAAACTCAAGCAACACTGTATTATCGAGACAACACCACAGAACAAAATCCAAGTTATAGCATCCGTACTGACATGCGAAATGGCGTTCCTACCGGCACCTATACGGGTCAAACTACATATAATCAGTTCAAATCATACGGTTTAAATTTACAGCATGCTACAAGCTTCGATCAGTTGAAATGGATTGTTGGTACGATGGCAGAACATACGCCAAATAAAGCCAAAACTAATGACATTGAAGTATTTCGTGATTCAAAAACACGTATTTATACTGGTTTTCAACCAAGAAAATTGCTGCGTGACTTCAATGTAGACGTTGACAATCAGGCCATTTATACCCAACTAAATTGGCAAACATTCGATAACTTAAATCTAGTTGCTGGCGCTCGCTACGACTGGATTAAATATGACTATCAGAATAATTTAACGCCATCAAATATCACGGGCGCACCTAACGAAACACGCCGCTTCCATAAAGCCAGCCCACAACTTGGCTTTATTTGGAATGCACATCCCCTATTGGATATCTATAGCAACTGGTCACAAGGTTTTGTGCCACCGGAGGTCAGTAGTTTATATGGTGCAAATCTGGTTACACCAAATTTGTCAGAAGCAACATTTAACAATATTGACCTTGGCATACGTTTTAAACTTTTCGATGAACGTTTAGATGGTGAAATTACGCTTTATCGTTTAGATGGCGAGGATGAGGTGATTAGTTATACCAAACCTGATAATACCCGCGAACCCCGTAATGCAGGTAAAACAAGACATCAAGGGATCGAGATTGGTGGTACTTGGAATATTTCTGATCAATACGATCAACGCTTAAAACTATCTGGAAGTTGGGCGAAACATGAATTTAAGCAATTTCAGCCATCAGCGAGCTTAAATTATAATGGCAATCGTATGCCGAGCTCTCCAAAAGCTTTCGGTACTGTTGAATATCAGATTAAACCCATTCCTGAGTTGTTGTTATCAGCAGAAGGAATTTATGTCGGTTCATACTGGATCAATGATGCCAATACCGAAAAATATGATGGGCATACAGTATTAAATCTACGTGCAACTTATCGCCATAATGCATATGAGATCTATGGTCATATCATCAATGCCGCAGATGTACATTATGCTGAAAGTACTTCATTTAGTAATAATCAGGCGAGCTTTACACCTGCGGCACCGCGTACCTATTTATTAGGTTTACGTTATCATTTTGGAAAATAGTGAAGCATGGTACAGCAGCATGCTGCTGTACCTACTCGTGTTATAAATAATAAAATGCAATTAAGAAACTCATCAATACACATACCTCCGACAACTCGATCGAAGCACCGACTGTATCACCTGTAATACCAGAAATCCTTTCAATAAATTTCTTACGCAAATAAAAAAGTGCCAATAAAAACAAGACTAAACTGACAACACCTCGCCAACCAAACACACAAAGAAATGATAATGTAATTACAAATACAATCCATGATAATGCCTTAGGTATTAAATCAGCAATAGAGCGTCCTAACCCATGTTGACGGACATACGTGGTGGTTAAGAAGAAAAATAAGGCTGCACTACGACCAATTGCTGGCACAACAATCAGAAAAGCAGACAATTGTTGCTCTAATAATACATAAATGGCTGCAAATTTAAGCAAGCAGATCATCACTAAACTTAAAACCCCAATGGGTCCACATGCTGGATCCTTCATAATGTTTAAAGTGCGTTCTTTGTCACCAAAACCACCAACCCATGCATCTGCCGTATCCGCAAGCCCATCAAGGTGTAAGCCCCCCGTTAGCCAAATCCATAATATAAGTATGATGCTCGCCAGTAATATGGTTGGCAATTTGAATAGTAAGATTGAACTTATACATAAAACCAGACCAATCAACAGTCCAATAAAAGGATAAAATAGAATAGCTTGTGCCTTTTGTTGCTCAGTGGGTATTGTTTTTAATTGAATAGGGAAAACAGTTAAAAATTGCAAAGCAATCCAAAAAGGTGTCATGCTAAAAATCTCAGCCAAATCAGGTATTATTTGACCATTATGAGGAAATAAAAATGGGAATAGCAAGCCTATTCCCATCCTAAAATCATAAAAGTTAATTTATTGAACTTCATAACATTGTTTAAGTTTTAAATAATCATAATAAAAACTATTTGTTCGATATCTCGCATAATTACAAGCTGATTTAAACAATGTCTCTTTTTCATTGTAGTACATCTTCACTAAAGTATGCCCTTGAGCATTTTGATAGATATCCCATTGTACATTGGCAGCCATTGGAGAAACTATCTCACCTCTCCATGGGCTATTGTTATAATTATAAGTTTGATGCAATGCTAAGGGTTGCATCATATTAAACAACTCCAAGCTCGTTGCTAAAGGAATAATGATTTCAGCATGCGCAAAACGTAAAACTGCACGATGTGATTGTTGTTTATCTACAACCACGTCGACCTGCTTAAACAGATCTTGTTTCAATCCCTGTGCAATTGCACTGGTGATTTGATTCGACTCGCTAAAACTTGGCCCTTTTTCATAGAAATCATTGGCATCATTAAATTCCGCATAAAATTTTGCTGCTTCTATCGGCATATACTTATCAAAATCAACACCTTTTAATTCTTCTTGCATCCCTCCCATAATGGAATAAAGCT is drawn from Acinetobacter suaedae and contains these coding sequences:
- a CDS encoding adenosylcobinamide-GDP ribazoletransferase, with the protein product MTPFWIALQFLTVFPIQLKTIPTEQQKAQAILFYPFIGLLIGLVLCISSILLFKLPTILLASIILILWIWLTGGLHLDGLADTADAWVGGFGDKERTLNIMKDPACGPIGVLSLVMICLLKFAAIYVLLEQQLSAFLIVVPAIGRSAALFFFLTTTYVRQHGLGRSIADLIPKALSWIVFVITLSFLCVFGWRGVVSLVLFLLALFYLRKKFIERISGITGDTVGASIELSEVCVLMSFLIAFYYL
- a CDS encoding TonB-dependent receptor, yielding MTTSFRLSVLTAACLSVTYSSLAIAEAPTQDTKTLATIVVTASREGESINNTPAAISQINNQALADKNATFIGQLVNQTPGVLMNDLGNEQHMMSIRQPITTAAVYQYLEDGISVRPVGVFNHNALYELNLAGIDRIEILRGPASSLYGSNAIGGTINFLTKAPSLKPTAEIGILSSTEGYRRLDLGTSNTFATEFGEHGLRLSGYASDRGDSWQDHAESNKQSLTLRHDWRISDATQIKNIASYNHLKADMTGSLNAKDFSERPGYSYQTFTYREVDSTRLSSQISHSWNDLHQTQATLYYRDNTTEQNPSYSIRTDMRNGVPTGTYTGQTTYNQFKSYGLNLQHATSFDQLKWIVGTMAEHTPNKAKTNDIEVFRDSKTRIYTGFQPRKLLRDFNVDVDNQAIYTQLNWQTFDNLNLVAGARYDWIKYDYQNNLTPSNITGAPNETRRFHKASPQLGFIWNAHPLLDIYSNWSQGFVPPEVSSLYGANLVTPNLSEATFNNIDLGIRFKLFDERLDGEITLYRLDGEDEVISYTKPDNTREPRNAGKTRHQGIEIGGTWNISDQYDQRLKLSGSWAKHEFKQFQPSASLNYNGNRMPSSPKAFGTVEYQIKPIPELLLSAEGIYVGSYWINDANTEKYDGHTVLNLRATYRHNAYEIYGHIINAADVHYAESTSFSNNQASFTPAAPRTYLLGLRYHFGK
- a CDS encoding 3-deoxy-7-phosphoheptulonate synthase → MNTLQSNPVSQPDIDDVNIKSIQTLITPAELKRDLPLSEIASQTVLKGRNTVRNILDGNDKRLFVVIGPCSIHDPKAAHEYADRLKVLSEKVKDTLYIIMRVYFEKPRTTVGWKGLINDPDMNDSFNIEKGLHIGRGLLLELNEKGLPCATEALDPNSPQYYQDLISWSAIGARTTESQTHREMSSGLSSPVGFKNGTDGGLTVATNAMQSVKHGHSFLGLNENGQVAIINTKGNPYAHVVLRGGNGKPNYDATSVAEAEAALAKAKVSTKIMIDTSHANSNKDPYLQPLVLKNITEQILDGNKSIVGIMVESHLKGGRQDIPENLCDLEYGKSVTDGCIDWETTEKALLEMHEALKDVLPNR